A part of Actinobaculum sp. 313 genomic DNA contains:
- the trpB gene encoding tryptophan synthase subunit beta, whose amino-acid sequence MRWSDKRDRESLGAASGPYFGDFGGRYVPEALIAALDEVAEAWSRLRNNAQFREELDRLNRTYAGRPSIITEVPRFSQHAGQARVILKREDLNHTGSHKINNVLGQALLTKALGKTRIIAETGAGQHGVATATAAALLGLECTVYMGAEDVRRQALNVARMELLGTRVVGVTAGSQTLKDAINEAFRDWVTNVETTNYVFGTAAGPHPFPELVRDLQKVIGEEARAQVLELTGRLPDIVCACVGGGSNAIGTFNAFLDDPAVRLVGLEAGGDGVETGRTAASINGGSLGVFQGSRSYMLQDDDGQTIESHSISAGLDYPGVGPEHAWLSSIGRAEYRPINDDDAMEAFRLLCREEGIIPAIESSHALAGALALGREAAELGDTAPIILVCLSGRGDKDVETAMSYFGIDGRGGLQ is encoded by the coding sequence ATGCGATGGAGCGATAAGCGTGACAGAGAATCTCTTGGGGCCGCGTCGGGCCCGTATTTCGGTGACTTCGGCGGACGCTATGTGCCGGAGGCTCTGATCGCTGCGTTAGATGAGGTGGCCGAAGCCTGGTCGCGTCTGCGAAACAACGCGCAATTCCGGGAGGAGTTGGATCGTCTAAACCGGACGTATGCCGGGCGGCCTTCTATTATCACGGAGGTTCCGCGCTTCTCGCAGCATGCCGGCCAGGCTCGTGTGATTTTGAAGCGCGAGGACCTCAACCACACGGGTTCACACAAGATCAATAACGTGCTCGGCCAGGCCCTCCTGACCAAGGCACTGGGGAAGACGCGAATTATCGCGGAGACCGGTGCTGGCCAACACGGAGTTGCCACCGCAACCGCAGCGGCGCTGCTCGGTCTGGAATGCACCGTCTATATGGGCGCGGAAGACGTGCGCAGGCAGGCGCTGAACGTTGCCAGAATGGAACTGCTCGGCACCCGCGTCGTGGGGGTGACAGCCGGTTCCCAGACTCTCAAGGACGCGATTAACGAGGCGTTCCGCGACTGGGTTACCAATGTCGAGACCACGAACTACGTGTTCGGCACCGCTGCCGGTCCACATCCCTTCCCCGAGTTGGTGCGCGACCTTCAGAAGGTGATAGGCGAAGAGGCCCGGGCGCAGGTTTTGGAGTTGACCGGACGGCTGCCCGATATCGTGTGTGCCTGCGTAGGCGGTGGATCCAACGCCATTGGCACGTTCAACGCGTTTCTCGATGACCCGGCAGTGCGCCTTGTCGGTCTGGAGGCCGGAGGGGACGGCGTGGAAACGGGGCGAACGGCCGCCTCGATCAACGGTGGCAGCCTCGGAGTATTCCAAGGATCGCGTTCTTATATGCTGCAGGACGACGACGGCCAGACCATCGAATCGCACTCGATATCGGCAGGGCTGGATTATCCGGGAGTCGGACCGGAGCATGCATGGCTCTCCTCCATAGGGCGCGCCGAGTACCGGCCGATTAACGACGACGACGCCATGGAGGCGTTCCGTCTGCTCTGCCGTGAAGAGGGCATCATTCCGGCGATCGAGTCATCACACGCGTTGGCCGGCGCATTGGCGTTGGGGCGCGAGGCGGCCGAGCTCGGCGATACGGCGCCCATCATCTTGGTGTGCCTGTCCGGGCGTGGTGATAAAGACGTAGAAACCGCAATGAGCTATTTCGGGATCGACGGTAGGGGAGGCTTGCAGTGA